A window of the Streptomyces albireticuli genome harbors these coding sequences:
- a CDS encoding DUF3097 domain-containing protein — protein MRSRQYGPDLTPPWKRQQPAPEVPADPGLVVEEVSTGFCGAVIRCEKTAQGLTVTLEDRFGKHRVFPLEPRGFLLEGRVVTLVRPTAARAPQGPVRTASGSLAVPGARARVARAGRIYVEGRHDAELVERVWGDDLRIEGVVVEYLEGVDDLPAVVRSFSPGPDARLGVLVDHLVPGSKESRIAAEVTGEHVLVVGHPYIDVWEAVKPSSVGIPEWPRVPRGEDWKTGVCAALGWPSNTGAAWQRILSAVGSYKDLEPALLGRVEELIDFVTVPVG, from the coding sequence ATGCGCAGCAGACAATACGGACCGGACCTCACCCCTCCGTGGAAGCGTCAGCAGCCCGCGCCCGAGGTGCCGGCGGATCCCGGCCTGGTCGTCGAGGAGGTGTCCACGGGCTTCTGCGGAGCGGTGATCCGCTGCGAGAAGACGGCCCAGGGCCTCACGGTGACCCTGGAGGACCGCTTCGGCAAGCACCGGGTCTTCCCGCTGGAGCCGCGCGGCTTCCTGCTGGAGGGGCGTGTCGTCACGCTCGTACGCCCCACCGCCGCGCGGGCGCCCCAAGGACCTGTGCGGACGGCGTCCGGTTCGCTCGCCGTACCGGGGGCGCGTGCGCGTGTCGCGCGCGCCGGGCGCATCTACGTAGAGGGACGGCACGACGCGGAGCTCGTGGAGCGGGTCTGGGGCGACGACCTGCGCATCGAGGGCGTGGTCGTCGAGTACCTGGAGGGCGTCGACGACCTGCCCGCCGTCGTCCGCTCCTTCTCCCCCGGCCCGGACGCCCGCCTCGGCGTCCTGGTCGACCACCTCGTACCGGGCTCGAAGGAGTCACGGATCGCGGCGGAGGTGACCGGGGAGCACGTGCTGGTGGTGGGGCACCCCTACATCGATGTGTGGGAAGCGGTGAAGCCGTCGTCGGTGGGCATCCCGGAGTGGCCCCGGGTGCCGCGGGGCGAGGACTGGAAGACGGGGGTGTGCGCGGCGCTGGGGTGGCCGTCGAACACGGGGGCCGCGTGGCAGCGGATCCTGTCGGCGGTGGGGTCTTACAAGGATCTGGAGCCGGCGTTGCTGGGGCGGGTGGAGGAGTTGATCGACTTCGTGACGGTGCCGGTGGGGTGA
- a CDS encoding MBL fold metallo-hydrolase encodes MESDEATARWERLAPGVARRRMPGWDATIGVVAGADGMLLVDTGATVLEGAEVRRDVREIFGRAVTHIALTHPHFDHVFGTAAFSGAEVYGAVGLADLLEREREELRRDAVRHGVEPEAAAGAAELLVRPHHQVSGELTLDLGGGRQVLLANIGPGHTAHDLAVFVAGAGGAPEVVFCGDLVEESGEPQAGPDALPRQWPAALDRLLALGGEDAVYVPGHGAVVDARFVRAQRDALAERFGVS; translated from the coding sequence ATGGAGAGCGATGAGGCGACCGCGCGTTGGGAGAGGCTCGCGCCAGGGGTCGCGCGCCGCAGAATGCCCGGGTGGGACGCGACGATCGGCGTGGTCGCGGGGGCGGACGGCATGCTGCTCGTGGACACCGGCGCGACCGTCCTGGAGGGCGCCGAGGTGCGCCGGGACGTGCGCGAGATCTTCGGGCGCGCAGTGACGCATATCGCTCTGACCCACCCCCATTTCGATCATGTCTTCGGGACGGCCGCGTTCTCCGGGGCCGAGGTGTACGGGGCGGTGGGGCTCGCCGATCTGCTGGAGCGTGAGCGCGAGGAGCTCCGCCGGGACGCGGTGCGGCACGGCGTGGAGCCGGAGGCCGCGGCGGGCGCCGCCGAGCTGCTCGTACGCCCCCACCACCAGGTCTCCGGCGAGCTCACCCTCGACCTGGGCGGCGGCCGGCAGGTGCTGCTGGCCAACATCGGCCCGGGACACACGGCGCACGACCTGGCCGTCTTCGTCGCGGGCGCGGGCGGGGCGCCCGAGGTCGTCTTCTGCGGCGACCTGGTCGAGGAGTCCGGCGAACCGCAGGCCGGGCCGGACGCGCTGCCCCGCCAGTGGCCGGCCGCCCTGGACCGGCTGCTGGCGCTGGGCGGCGAGGACGCGGTCTACGTGCCGGGGCACGGGGCCGTCGTGGACGCCCGGTTCGTCCGCGCGCAACGGGACGCGCTGGCGGAGCGGTTCGGCGTGTCGTGA
- the hrcA gene encoding heat-inducible transcriptional repressor HrcA: MLSERRLEVLRAIVQDYVGTEEPVGSKALTERHRLGVSPATVRNDMAALEDEGFIAQPHTSAGRIPTDKGYRLFVDKLAGVKPLSTPERRAIHNFLDGAVDLDDVVGRTVRLLAQLTRQVAVVQYPSLTRSTVRHVELLSLAPARVMLVLITDTGRVEQRMVDCPAPIGETSLADLRARLNSRVVGRRFADVPQLVQDLTESFEQEDRGTVSTVLATLLETLVEETEERLMIGGTANLTRFGHDFPLMIRPVLEALEEQVVLLKLLGEAKDSGMTVRIGHENAHEGLNSTSVVAVGYGSGDEAVAKLGVVGPTRMDYPGTMGAVRAVARYVGQILAES, encoded by the coding sequence GTGCTGAGCGAACGCAGGCTCGAGGTGTTGCGCGCCATCGTCCAGGACTATGTGGGCACCGAGGAGCCCGTGGGCTCCAAGGCCCTCACCGAGCGGCACCGCCTGGGCGTCTCCCCGGCGACGGTGCGCAACGACATGGCCGCGCTGGAGGACGAGGGCTTCATCGCCCAGCCCCACACGAGCGCGGGCCGCATCCCGACCGACAAGGGCTACCGCCTCTTCGTCGACAAACTGGCGGGCGTCAAGCCCCTGTCGACGCCGGAGCGGCGGGCCATTCACAACTTCCTCGACGGCGCCGTCGATCTCGACGATGTCGTGGGCCGCACGGTGCGGCTGCTCGCGCAGCTGACCCGGCAGGTGGCGGTGGTGCAGTATCCGTCGCTGACCCGCTCGACGGTGCGCCATGTGGAGCTGCTCTCGCTCGCTCCCGCCCGCGTCATGCTCGTACTGATCACGGACACCGGCCGGGTCGAGCAGCGCATGGTCGACTGCCCGGCGCCGATCGGCGAGACGTCTCTCGCGGACCTGCGGGCGCGGCTGAACAGCCGCGTCGTCGGACGGCGGTTCGCGGATGTGCCGCAGCTGGTGCAGGACCTCACCGAGTCCTTCGAGCAGGAAGATCGCGGAACCGTTTCCACAGTCCTCGCGACCCTGCTGGAGACCCTGGTCGAGGAGACCGAGGAACGGCTGATGATCGGCGGCACCGCCAATCTCACCCGCTTCGGCCATGACTTCCCCCTGATGATCCGGCCCGTGCTGGAGGCGTTGGAGGAGCAGGTCGTGCTGCTCAAGCTGCTCGGCGAGGCCAAGGACTCGGGCATGACGGTGCGAATCGGTCATGAGAACGCTCATGAGGGACTGAACTCCACATCGGTCGTCGCCGTCGGCTACGGTTCGGGCGACGAGGCAGTCGCCAAACTCGGCGTGGTCGGACCGACCCGCATGGACTACCCCGGAACGATGGGAGCGGTACGCGCAGTGGCACGTTACGTCGGACAGATCCTGGCGGAGTCGTAA
- the dnaJ gene encoding molecular chaperone DnaJ, translating into MATDYYAVLGVRRDASQDEIKKAFRRLARELHPDVNPDPKTQERFKEINAAYEVLSDPQKKQVYDLGGDPLSASGGAGGGAGGFGAGFGNFSDIMDAFFGQASQRGPRSRTRRGQDAMIRLEISLNDATFGTTKEIQVDTAVVCTTCSGEGAAPGTSAQTCDMCRGRGEVSQVTRSFLGQVMTSRPCPQCQGFGTVVPTPCPECAGDGRVRSRRTLTVKIPAGVDNGTRIQLAGEGEVGPGGGPAGDLYVEIHETPHPTFQRRGDDLHCTVTIPMTAAALGTKVPLETLDGVEEIDIRPGTQSGQSIPLHQRGVTHLRGGGRGDLIVHVEVITPSKLDPQQEDLLRQLAKLRGEERPMGEFKPGQQGLFSRLKDAFNGR; encoded by the coding sequence GTGGCCACGGATTACTACGCGGTCCTGGGCGTACGGCGCGATGCCTCGCAGGACGAGATCAAGAAGGCCTTCCGCCGGCTCGCCCGTGAGCTGCACCCGGACGTCAATCCGGACCCGAAGACCCAGGAGCGGTTCAAGGAGATCAACGCCGCTTACGAGGTGCTCTCGGACCCGCAGAAGAAGCAGGTCTACGACCTCGGCGGCGACCCGCTCTCGGCCTCCGGCGGCGCCGGCGGCGGGGCCGGTGGCTTCGGCGCGGGCTTCGGCAACTTCTCCGACATCATGGACGCCTTCTTCGGCCAGGCCTCGCAGCGCGGACCGCGCTCGCGCACCCGCCGCGGCCAGGACGCCATGATCCGCCTGGAGATCAGCCTCAACGACGCGACGTTCGGGACGACCAAGGAGATCCAGGTCGACACCGCCGTCGTCTGCACCACGTGCAGCGGCGAGGGCGCGGCCCCCGGCACCTCCGCGCAGACCTGTGACATGTGCCGCGGCCGCGGTGAGGTCTCGCAGGTCACCCGCTCCTTCCTCGGCCAGGTCATGACCTCCCGGCCGTGCCCGCAGTGCCAGGGCTTCGGCACCGTGGTGCCGACCCCGTGCCCGGAGTGCGCCGGCGACGGCCGCGTCCGCTCGCGCCGCACCCTGACGGTCAAGATCCCCGCCGGTGTCGACAACGGCACCCGCATCCAGCTCGCGGGCGAGGGCGAGGTCGGCCCCGGCGGCGGCCCCGCCGGCGATCTCTACGTCGAGATCCACGAGACCCCGCACCCCACCTTCCAGCGGCGCGGCGACGACCTGCACTGCACGGTCACCATCCCGATGACGGCCGCGGCCCTCGGCACCAAGGTGCCGCTGGAGACCCTGGACGGCGTCGAGGAGATCGACATCCGCCCGGGCACCCAGTCCGGCCAGTCGATCCCGCTGCACCAGCGCGGCGTCACGCACCTGCGCGGCGGCGGGCGCGGTGACCTCATCGTGCACGTCGAGGTGATCACCCCCAGCAAGCTGGACCCGCAGCAGGAGGACCTGCTGCGCCAGCTCGCGAAGCTGCGCGGCGAGGAGCGCCCGATGGGCGAGTTCAAGCCGGGGCAGCAGGGCCTGTTCTCGCGTCTGAAGGACGCGTTCAACGGCCGCTAG
- a CDS encoding nitronate monooxygenase → MAFESRGATALTGLYRHPIVQAPMAGGPSCPALAAAVSEAGGLGSLAAGYKTPAAMYEEIKQLRARTAAPFGVNLFMPHTPAADPAAVEVYAEQLAGEAAWYGTPLGDTDLPCDDAYDAKLAILLDDPVPLVSFTFGCPDRAVVESLARVGTVTVVTVTSVAEARAAHAAGADALCVQGTEAGGHQGTHRDDPRLDGTGAGVGLLTLLAEIGESVDLPMIAAGGLMRGAQIAAVLAAGAVAAQLGTAFVPCPESGAHALHKRALTDPEPVFTGTELTRAFSGRPARGLVNRFLREHGPYAPAAYPQVHYLTSGLRKAAAAAGDPQGMNLWAGQGHRLSRELPAARLVEVLAAELEAARGPSARGEESGTGGYGVAGSGTGGYGVAGQGGQSSAKRGSES, encoded by the coding sequence ATGGCCTTTGAATCCAGGGGAGCCACCGCGCTGACCGGTCTGTACCGGCACCCGATCGTGCAGGCCCCCATGGCCGGCGGCCCCTCCTGCCCGGCGCTCGCGGCGGCCGTCTCCGAGGCCGGCGGCCTCGGCAGCCTGGCGGCCGGCTACAAGACCCCCGCGGCGATGTACGAGGAGATCAAGCAGCTCCGGGCCCGTACCGCCGCCCCCTTCGGCGTGAACCTCTTCATGCCGCACACCCCCGCCGCCGACCCGGCCGCCGTGGAGGTCTACGCCGAGCAGCTGGCCGGCGAGGCCGCCTGGTACGGCACGCCCCTCGGCGACACCGATCTGCCGTGCGACGACGCCTACGACGCCAAGCTGGCGATCCTCCTCGACGATCCCGTGCCCCTGGTCTCCTTCACCTTCGGCTGCCCGGACCGGGCGGTGGTCGAGTCGCTGGCCCGCGTCGGCACGGTGACGGTCGTGACCGTCACCTCCGTCGCCGAGGCGCGCGCCGCGCACGCGGCGGGCGCCGACGCCCTGTGCGTCCAGGGCACGGAGGCCGGCGGCCACCAGGGCACCCACCGCGACGACCCGCGCCTGGACGGCACCGGCGCGGGCGTCGGCCTGCTGACCCTGCTGGCCGAGATCGGCGAGTCCGTGGACCTCCCCATGATCGCCGCGGGCGGTCTGATGCGGGGTGCCCAGATCGCGGCCGTACTCGCGGCGGGCGCCGTCGCGGCGCAGCTCGGCACGGCCTTCGTGCCCTGCCCCGAGTCGGGCGCGCACGCCCTGCACAAGCGCGCCCTGACCGACCCCGAACCGGTCTTCACCGGCACCGAACTGACCCGCGCCTTCTCGGGCCGCCCGGCCCGTGGCCTGGTGAACCGTTTCCTCCGGGAGCACGGCCCGTACGCCCCCGCGGCGTACCCTCAGGTCCACTACCTCACCTCCGGCCTGCGCAAGGCGGCCGCGGCGGCGGGCGACCCGCAGGGGATGAACCTCTGGGCGGGCCAGGGCCACCGGCTGTCCCGGGAACTCCCGGCGGCGCGGCTGGTGGAGGTGCTCGCCGCCGAACTGGAGGCGGCGCGCGGGCCGTCGGCCCGGGGCGAGGAGTCCGGAACCGGAGGGTACGGGGTCGCCGGGTCCGGAACCGGAGGGTACGGGGTCGCCGGGCAGGGCGGGCAGAGCAGTGCGAAGCGAGGGAGCGAGTCATGA
- a CDS encoding 16S rRNA (uracil(1498)-N(3))-methyltransferase, with amino-acid sequence MTAPVFLVEEGALTGVFPGTVFPLSGPEGRHAVSVRRLRVGEEIVLTDGEGTGAFGTVAAVEGKDRLDVAVTSVRAEPLPEPHITVVQALPKGDRGELAVETMTETGVDAIVPWAASRCITQWKGERAAKSLGKWRATAREAGKQSRRLRFPPVSEQLTTKQVATLLADAAFAAVLHEEGSSAPLATAELPATGNIVLVVGPEGGVSPEELAAFAEAGAKPYRLGPSVLRTSTAGTAATALLLGRTGRWS; translated from the coding sequence ATGACAGCGCCGGTGTTCCTGGTCGAGGAGGGTGCCCTCACGGGCGTCTTCCCCGGTACCGTCTTCCCGCTCTCCGGCCCCGAGGGCCGGCACGCCGTGTCGGTCCGCCGGCTGCGCGTCGGCGAGGAGATCGTCCTGACGGACGGCGAGGGCACGGGCGCGTTCGGCACCGTGGCCGCGGTCGAGGGCAAGGACCGGCTGGACGTCGCGGTGACCTCCGTCCGCGCCGAGCCGCTGCCGGAGCCGCACATCACGGTCGTCCAGGCGCTGCCGAAGGGCGACCGCGGTGAGCTCGCGGTGGAGACGATGACGGAGACGGGCGTCGACGCGATCGTCCCGTGGGCGGCGTCGCGCTGCATCACGCAGTGGAAGGGCGAGCGGGCGGCCAAGTCGCTGGGCAAGTGGCGGGCGACGGCCCGTGAGGCGGGCAAGCAGTCGCGGAGACTGAGGTTCCCGCCGGTCTCCGAGCAATTGACGACCAAGCAGGTCGCCACGCTGCTGGCGGACGCCGCGTTCGCCGCCGTCCTGCACGAGGAGGGCTCCAGCGCCCCGCTCGCCACGGCGGAGCTTCCCGCGACGGGGAACATCGTCCTCGTCGTCGGCCCCGAGGGCGGCGTCTCGCCCGAGGAGCTCGCGGCCTTCGCGGAGGCGGGCGCGAAGCCGTACCGCCTGGGCCCGAGCGTCCTGCGGACCTCGACGGCGGGCACGGCGGCGACGGCGCTGCTGCTGGGCCGGACGGGCCGCTGGTCGTAG
- a CDS encoding helix-turn-helix transcriptional regulator, translating to MSHLRSRDYERMLDLAVAVLESHEPEALQHLVAAHLLETFGCGTVILAKFDVTSPVGRGSGADGWAPTSIGPAVDALVLRRARQRHPLVGYLAAGGRRPVTMDRICDGWRNTRCYSEARHDFGTTRQLGIPLPGDGTVMRAVSLGRKGRDFSARELAFAARIQPLLLGAENHIQELGRLRRAAAQGGGGGSGGVREAVVGGVGGLAPAAEHGLTPRERTVLGLVAQGLTAEVIGRRLTISPHTVNRHLEKIYRKLGTNNRVSTVVQARRVGLVP from the coding sequence ATGTCGCACCTTCGTTCCCGGGACTACGAGCGCATGCTCGACCTCGCCGTCGCCGTACTCGAAAGCCACGAGCCCGAAGCGCTCCAGCACCTGGTGGCGGCGCACCTGCTCGAAACCTTCGGCTGCGGCACGGTGATCCTCGCGAAATTCGACGTGACGAGCCCGGTGGGCAGGGGCAGCGGGGCCGACGGCTGGGCACCCACGTCGATCGGCCCCGCCGTGGACGCCCTCGTCCTGCGCCGGGCGCGCCAGCGGCACCCCCTGGTCGGCTACCTCGCCGCGGGCGGGCGCCGGCCGGTGACCATGGACCGGATCTGCGACGGCTGGCGCAACACCCGCTGCTACAGCGAGGCCCGTCACGACTTCGGTACGACGCGTCAGCTGGGCATCCCCCTTCCGGGCGATGGAACCGTGATGCGTGCGGTGTCCCTGGGGCGCAAGGGGCGGGACTTCAGTGCGCGGGAGCTCGCCTTCGCGGCACGGATCCAGCCGCTGCTGCTGGGCGCGGAGAACCACATCCAGGAACTGGGACGGCTGCGGCGGGCGGCGGCGCAGGGTGGCGGGGGTGGGAGCGGGGGCGTCCGAGAGGCGGTCGTCGGTGGCGTCGGCGGCTTGGCACCCGCCGCCGAGCACGGCCTGACGCCCCGTGAGCGGACGGTCCTGGGCCTGGTCGCCCAGGGTCTGACGGCGGAGGTGATCGGCCGCCGCCTCACGATCTCGCCGCACACGGTCAACCGCCATCTGGAGAAGATCTACCGCAAGCTCGGCACGAACAACCGGGTGTCGACGGTGGTGCAGGCGAGACGGGTGGGGCTGGTGCCGTAG